The proteins below are encoded in one region of Helianthus annuus cultivar XRQ/B chromosome 2, HanXRQr2.0-SUNRISE, whole genome shotgun sequence:
- the LOC110910086 gene encoding palmitoyl-monogalactosyldiacylglycerol delta-7 desaturase, chloroplastic produces the protein MRNLITFGLDGENEPVPKKIFMSDVVVTRSRNLFRGRKWNVVDIITVIWVVFVHFLMIFAPFTFTWGAFWAAFLCYALCGMLGLTLSYHRNLAHRSLKLPKWLEYTFAYFGVQAAQRDPIFWVSIHRTHHQYVDSDKDPHSPTYGFWFSHIGWLFDSGYIVEKYKERKNVEDLKSQPFYRFIRRTYAYHVLAFAAVVYALGGFSYLVWVVGVRITVSYHLTFLVNSACHIWGSQVWNTGDLSKNNLWVAMFTFGEGWHNNHHAFEYSARFGLQWWEIDLCWWFILFLEMVGLATNVKLPSAAHKLKRTFASNNKFK, from the exons ATGAGAAATCTAATAACCTTTGGTTTGGACGGCGAAAACGAGCCCGTACCTAAAAAAATATTTATGTCCGACGTGGTTGTGACGAGGAGTAGGAACCTATTTCGTGGTCGTAAATGGAATGTTGTCGATATCATAACCGTCATCTGGGTAGTATTTGTTCACTTTTTAATGATTTTCGCACCATTCACATTTACTTGGGGTGCCTTTTGGGCTGCATTTTTGTGCTATGCCTTATGCGGGATGCTCGGTTTAACTCTCTCGTATCACCGGAATCTAGCACACCGCAGTCTCAAGTTGCCTAAATGGCTCGAATACACCTTTGCTTACTTCGGAGTTCAAGCTGCTCAG AGAGACCCAATATTTTGGGTGAGCATACATAGGACCCATCATCAATATGTTGACTCTGACAAAGATCCACACTCTCCCACCTACGGGTTTTGGTTTAGTCACATTGGTTGGCTGTTTGATAGCGGCTACATTGTTGAAAAG TACAAAGAACGCAAAAACGTTGAAGATCTAAAGAGCCAACCTTTCTATAGATTTATCAGAAGAACTTATGCATATCATGTACTTGCATTTGCGGCTGTGGTATATGCTTTAGGTGGTTTTTCCTACCTTGTTTGGGTTGTG GGTGTGAGAATCACAGTGAGTTACCACTTGACGTTTTTAGTAAACTCGGCATGTCATATATGGGGAAGCCAAGTTTGGAACACCGGTGATCTCTCCAAAAACAACTT GTGGGTGGCGATGTTTACATTTGGAGAAGGATGGCATAACAATCATCATGCGTTTGAGTATTCGGCTCGTTTTGGGTTACAATGGTGGGAGATTGACCTTTGTTGGTGGTTTATACTATTTCTTGAGATGGTAGGGTTAGCCACCAATGTCAAGTTACCGTCCGCAGCTCACAAGCTTAAAAGAACCTTTGCATCTAATAACAAATTCAAGTGA